A single region of the Changchengzhania lutea genome encodes:
- a CDS encoding UDP-N-acetylmuramoyl-L-alanyl-D-glutamate--2,6-diaminopimelate ligase: MIVLKDILYRVTLNAVVGSTSIGIRAIHFDSRKIENDDAFVAIRGYAVDGHDYINVALANGAKAIICEVLPGNLVDGITYIEVSDSSKALAIMASNFYDVPSENLKLIGVTGTNGKTTVASLLYQLFKKAGYKVGLLSTVKIMVDNKVYKATHTTPDSLTINKYLMEMNLAGVEFCFMEVSSHGIHQNRTEGLCFEGGIFTNLSHDHLDYHSTFAEYRDVKKSFFDALPAKAFALVNTDDKNGLVMLQNTKARKYTYALKGYADYKSQILENQFGGLLLKINDSEVWTRLVGNFNAYNVLAIYATAELLGLEKVEILRLISDLESVSGRFQYLISDEKITAIVDYAHTPDALKNVLETINSIRTQNEELITVVGCGGDRDKTKRPKMGHIATALSTKVIFTSDNPRSEVPEDIVKDIEKGVEPQNFKKVLTIVDRAQAIKAACQMAQPNDIILIAGKGHETYQEIKGERFDFDDYKTVQELLRQLSK, from the coding sequence ATGATAGTATTAAAGGACATATTGTATAGAGTAACCCTGAATGCCGTAGTTGGTAGTACAAGTATTGGTATTCGTGCTATTCATTTTGATTCTAGAAAAATCGAGAATGATGATGCCTTTGTGGCTATTCGCGGTTACGCAGTAGATGGTCATGACTATATAAATGTTGCTTTAGCAAATGGTGCTAAGGCCATAATTTGTGAAGTACTACCCGGAAATCTAGTAGATGGTATTACGTATATAGAAGTTAGCGATTCCAGTAAAGCACTCGCCATAATGGCTTCAAATTTCTATGATGTCCCATCAGAAAATTTAAAACTAATTGGTGTTACGGGCACGAATGGTAAAACAACCGTGGCCAGTCTGTTATATCAATTGTTTAAAAAAGCGGGCTATAAAGTGGGATTGCTCTCTACCGTAAAAATTATGGTAGATAATAAAGTCTATAAAGCCACGCATACCACCCCGGATTCATTAACCATAAATAAGTATTTGATGGAAATGAACCTAGCCGGTGTAGAATTTTGTTTTATGGAAGTGAGCTCTCATGGCATTCATCAAAACCGTACTGAAGGTTTGTGTTTTGAAGGTGGCATTTTCACAAATTTATCTCATGACCATTTAGATTATCATAGCACTTTTGCAGAATATAGAGATGTAAAGAAGTCCTTTTTTGATGCATTACCAGCTAAGGCTTTTGCACTTGTGAACACGGATGATAAAAATGGTCTGGTCATGCTGCAAAATACAAAAGCTAGAAAATACACCTATGCTTTAAAAGGGTATGCCGATTATAAATCTCAAATTTTAGAGAATCAGTTTGGAGGCTTATTATTAAAAATTAATGATAGTGAAGTTTGGACGCGATTGGTAGGGAATTTTAATGCTTACAATGTGCTTGCCATTTACGCCACTGCGGAATTATTAGGGCTCGAAAAGGTGGAGATACTTCGGTTAATAAGTGATTTGGAAAGTGTGAGTGGGCGTTTTCAATATTTAATTTCAGATGAAAAAATAACGGCTATTGTAGATTATGCACACACACCTGATGCCTTAAAGAATGTTCTGGAAACCATAAATAGTATCAGAACCCAAAATGAAGAACTCATTACGGTTGTAGGTTGTGGTGGCGATAGAGACAAAACTAAGCGCCCAAAAATGGGACATATTGCGACCGCTTTAAGTACCAAAGTGATATTTACAAGTGATAATCCAAGAAGCGAAGTTCCTGAAGACATTGTTAAGGATATTGAAAAAGGCGTGGAGCCACAAAACTTTAAAAAAGTGTTAACCATAGTGGATAGGGCACAGGCTATAAAAGCAGCGTGCCAAATGGCGCAACCTAACGATATTATTTTGATAGCTGGAAAGGGGCATGAAACCTATCAAGAAATTAAAGGTGAGCGCTTTGATTTTGATGATTATAAAACAGTACAAGAATTACTAAGACAACTAAGCAAATAA
- the mraY gene encoding phospho-N-acetylmuramoyl-pentapeptide-transferase, translated as MLYYLFEYLEQEFQLPGASLFQFITFRAALAILFSLLLSTIFGRKIILYLQKQQVGETVRDLGLVGQVEKAGTPTMGGIIIIIATLLPVLLFAKLDNIYVIMLVVTTLWMGLIGFIDDYIKVFKKDKEGLSGKFKVLGQVGLGIFVGAVMYFHPGVTTKQEKINPKYSNEKITQNSPNEFFAAENRSLKTTIPFVKNNEFDYASLVSWMGDDFAKYAWLIFIPIVIFIVTAVSNGANLTDGIDGLAAGSSAIIVFALAIFAFISGNIVFSDYLNIMFIPSLGELVVFIAAFVGALIGFLWYNTYPAQVFMGDTGSLTIGGVIAVIAIAVRKELLIPLLCGIFFAESLSVILQVSYFKYTRKRYGEGRRIFKMSPLHHHYQKSGYHESKIVTRFWIVGIFLAILSIVTLKLR; from the coding sequence ATGTTGTATTATTTATTTGAATATTTAGAACAAGAGTTCCAATTGCCAGGGGCTAGCCTATTTCAGTTTATTACGTTTAGGGCTGCTTTGGCTATTTTGTTTTCATTGTTGTTATCTACCATATTTGGGCGAAAAATAATTTTGTATTTACAAAAACAGCAAGTAGGTGAAACGGTAAGGGATTTAGGTTTGGTGGGTCAAGTTGAAAAAGCAGGTACGCCAACCATGGGCGGTATCATCATTATTATTGCGACGCTGTTGCCGGTGTTATTGTTTGCCAAATTAGATAACATATATGTTATTATGCTTGTTGTGACCACATTATGGATGGGTTTGATAGGTTTTATTGACGATTATATTAAAGTATTTAAAAAAGATAAAGAAGGCCTAAGTGGAAAATTCAAAGTGCTTGGACAAGTAGGGTTAGGAATTTTCGTAGGTGCGGTGATGTATTTCCATCCTGGAGTCACTACAAAGCAAGAGAAAATTAATCCTAAATATTCCAATGAAAAAATTACCCAGAATTCACCTAATGAGTTTTTTGCAGCAGAAAATAGGTCTTTGAAAACCACCATTCCTTTTGTTAAAAATAATGAGTTTGACTATGCGAGTTTGGTGTCATGGATGGGTGATGATTTTGCAAAATATGCATGGCTTATTTTTATACCAATTGTTATTTTTATTGTAACCGCGGTTTCAAATGGCGCCAATCTCACTGATGGTATAGATGGTTTAGCGGCGGGAAGTTCTGCCATTATTGTATTTGCCTTGGCCATTTTTGCTTTTATCTCTGGAAACATCGTGTTTTCAGATTACCTTAATATCATGTTCATACCTAGTTTAGGTGAGCTTGTGGTATTTATTGCGGCATTCGTGGGTGCACTCATTGGTTTTCTATGGTATAATACCTATCCAGCTCAGGTTTTTATGGGGGATACAGGAAGTCTGACCATTGGAGGCGTTATTGCAGTCATTGCCATTGCGGTAAGAAAGGAGCTGCTTATTCCTTTACTGTGCGGTATTTTTTTCGCGGAGTCTCTATCGGTGATTTTACAAGTAAGTTATTTTAAATATACCAGAAAAAGGTATGGAGAAGGGCGACGCATTTTTAAAATGTCACCCTTGCATCATCATTATCAAAAATCAGGATATCATGAAAGTAAAATAGTCACGCGATTTTGGATTGTGGGTATATTTCTGGCAATTCTGTCCATAGTGACATTGAAATTAAGATAA
- the murD gene encoding UDP-N-acetylmuramoyl-L-alanine--D-glutamate ligase, whose amino-acid sequence MGRLVVLGGGESGVGTALLGKEKGFDVFVSDKGKIKEKYKQVLIHNAIEWEDEMHTELKILNADLVMKSPGIPDKVPLIKRIRERGIKIVSEIEFASTFTDATIIGITGSNGKTTTATWTHHILKEALHVGLAGNIGDSFAKQVLEEDYKNYVLEISSFQLDDIIDFKPKIAVITNITPDHLDRYNYEFQNYIDSKFRIAMNQTKDDYLIYDADDEVITNHLKQHPVQSTLLPFSLTTPIENGAYLEKDKIIITIDNNKIIMPTTNLKLEGLHNTKNAMAASTVAHLLKIRKQTIRESLENFHGVEHRLEQVLKINKVQYINDSKATNVNATYYALESMDAPTVWIVGGEDKGNNYAELFPFINEKVKAIICLGVDNEMLLHTFGNMVDIIVETQFMSEAVKIAYKVAEAGDNVLLSPACASFDLFENYEDRGRQFKNAVRNL is encoded by the coding sequence ATGGGGCGTTTAGTCGTATTAGGAGGTGGAGAAAGTGGTGTTGGAACGGCATTACTGGGAAAAGAAAAAGGGTTCGACGTTTTTGTTTCTGATAAAGGAAAAATAAAAGAAAAATATAAACAAGTTCTTATACATAATGCCATTGAATGGGAAGATGAAATGCATACGGAGTTAAAAATCCTTAATGCTGATTTAGTGATGAAGAGTCCAGGCATTCCAGATAAGGTGCCTTTGATAAAGCGAATTCGCGAACGGGGGATAAAAATCGTTTCAGAAATTGAATTTGCATCCACATTTACCGATGCTACCATAATAGGGATTACAGGAAGTAATGGGAAAACAACCACCGCCACCTGGACGCATCATATTCTAAAAGAAGCATTACATGTGGGATTGGCAGGCAATATTGGAGACAGTTTTGCAAAACAGGTTTTAGAAGAGGATTATAAAAACTATGTGCTGGAGATTAGTAGTTTTCAATTGGACGATATCATAGATTTTAAACCGAAGATAGCGGTAATAACAAACATAACACCAGATCATTTAGACAGATACAATTATGAATTTCAAAATTATATCGATTCTAAATTTAGAATAGCAATGAATCAAACAAAGGATGATTATTTAATATATGATGCCGACGATGAAGTTATTACCAATCATTTAAAACAACACCCAGTTCAATCCACATTATTACCATTTTCATTAACAACACCTATTGAAAACGGAGCGTATTTAGAAAAAGACAAAATAATAATAACAATAGATAACAATAAAATAATTATGCCAACTACAAACCTGAAATTAGAGGGATTACACAATACTAAAAACGCTATGGCGGCCTCTACTGTGGCACATCTATTAAAAATTAGAAAGCAGACCATACGAGAAAGTTTAGAAAATTTTCATGGTGTCGAGCACCGATTAGAGCAAGTGCTTAAAATTAATAAAGTGCAATATATCAATGACTCGAAAGCAACTAATGTGAATGCCACATATTATGCTCTGGAAAGTATGGATGCACCAACGGTATGGATTGTTGGAGGAGAAGATAAAGGAAATAATTATGCGGAGTTATTTCCGTTTATTAATGAAAAGGTTAAAGCCATTATTTGTTTAGGTGTGGATAATGAAATGCTTTTGCACACGTTTGGCAATATGGTTGATATTATAGTTGAAACCCAATTTATGAGTGAGGCGGTTAAAATTGCTTATAAAGTTGCCGAGGCAGGTGATAACGTTTTATTGTCTCCTGCTTGTGCCAGTTTCGATTTGTTTGAAAACTATGAAGACCGAGGGCGTCAATTTAAAAATGCCGTTAGAAATTTATAA
- a CDS encoding FtsW/RodA/SpoVE family cell cycle protein has translation MGNIFKNIKGDRLIWAIVALLAILSFLPVYSAASDLAYDKYDGNTFIAFVKHFMHLFLGFSIMYGVHKIPYRYFKGLSLVMIPIVLVLLVITMFQGTVMGGANASRWIKIPIVGMSFQTSTFAMVVLMVYVARYMSKIKDIYVSFKASILPLWIPVFLVLALILPSNFSTAAIMFLMVMILVFLGGYPVRYLAVIIGTGLVALTFFVMVAKLTTGSLNVKVTTWENRIKNYSNGEDTQADYQIEKAKIAIASGGIKGVGPGKSIQKNFLPQSSSDFIFAIIIEEYGLIGGFLIIILYMWLLFRIVIVAQKSDTIFGKLLVLGVGLPIVFQALINMAVAVELFPVTGQTLPLISSGGTSIWMTCLAIGIILSVSAKREEIKEKESLEDNPLEILSEAI, from the coding sequence ATGGGAAACATATTTAAAAACATAAAAGGAGACCGGTTAATATGGGCTATAGTAGCATTACTGGCCATATTGTCATTTCTGCCCGTATATAGTGCAGCTAGTGATTTGGCTTACGATAAGTATGATGGCAACACATTTATAGCCTTTGTCAAGCATTTTATGCATTTGTTTTTAGGCTTTTCCATTATGTATGGTGTGCACAAAATACCGTATCGATATTTTAAAGGATTGTCTCTAGTCATGATTCCAATTGTATTGGTGCTGTTGGTTATTACCATGTTTCAAGGTACGGTTATGGGAGGTGCCAATGCTAGTAGGTGGATTAAAATCCCCATTGTAGGCATGTCATTTCAAACCTCTACGTTTGCTATGGTGGTGCTTATGGTGTATGTCGCGCGTTATATGTCTAAAATTAAGGATATATACGTGTCTTTTAAGGCGAGTATATTGCCTTTGTGGATTCCTGTGTTTTTGGTGTTAGCCCTCATATTGCCATCTAATTTTTCAACGGCGGCGATTATGTTTTTAATGGTCATGATCTTGGTGTTTTTAGGAGGTTATCCTGTACGTTATTTAGCTGTAATTATTGGTACTGGTTTGGTGGCTTTAACCTTTTTTGTCATGGTCGCAAAATTAACCACAGGATCCCTAAATGTAAAGGTGACGACTTGGGAAAATAGAATTAAGAATTATTCAAATGGCGAAGATACCCAGGCCGACTATCAAATTGAAAAGGCAAAAATAGCCATTGCGTCTGGAGGGATAAAAGGTGTTGGCCCAGGTAAAAGTATACAGAAGAATTTTTTACCGCAATCCTCTTCAGATTTTATATTCGCCATTATTATTGAGGAGTATGGGTTAATTGGAGGGTTTCTGATTATTATTTTATACATGTGGCTATTGTTTAGAATAGTCATCGTAGCCCAAAAATCGGACACTATTTTCGGGAAGCTCTTAGTGCTCGGTGTGGGATTGCCCATTGTGTTTCAAGCACTCATTAATATGGCTGTTGCCGTGGAGCTGTTTCCTGTTACAGGACAAACATTACCCTTAATTAGTAGTGGGGGTACTTCGATATGGATGACCTGTTTGGCCATTGGCATTATATTAAGTGTGAGCGCCAAACGTGAAGAAATTAAAGAAAAAGAAAGTTTAGAAGATAATCCGTTAGAAATTTTATCAGAAGCTATATGA
- a CDS encoding four helix bundle protein — MKQILKNRTKKYVADCWSLCNKFPVSREYNAFYNQLIRCSSSVEANYRAACRTKSDADFINKLKIAEEEADESMYFLELLLELSDKEDKEIKRLHAEGNELLSIVVASIKTMRNRKS; from the coding sequence ATGAAACAAATATTAAAAAATAGAACAAAGAAATATGTAGCTGATTGTTGGAGTCTCTGCAATAAGTTTCCTGTCTCAAGAGAGTACAATGCATTTTATAATCAGTTAATAAGATGCTCAAGTTCGGTTGAGGCGAATTATAGGGCAGCTTGTAGAACAAAATCTGATGCAGATTTTATTAATAAATTAAAAATAGCAGAAGAAGAGGCGGATGAGAGTATGTATTTTTTGGAATTATTATTGGAATTAAGTGATAAAGAGGATAAAGAAATAAAAAGATTGCATGCTGAAGGGAATGAGTTGTTATCAATAGTTGTTGCGTCTATTAAAACGATGCGTAATCGTAAATCATAA
- the murG gene encoding undecaprenyldiphospho-muramoylpentapeptide beta-N-acetylglucosaminyltransferase produces the protein MNRKSIKYKFILSGGGTGGHIYPAIAIANELKSRFPDADFLFVGAKDRMEMEKVPEAGYAIKGLWISGIQRKLTLKNAMFPFKVISSLWDARKIIKSFKPDVAIGTGGFASGPLLQMAAYKNIPSLIQEQNSYPGITNKLLSKKAKKICVAYDGLERFFPKDRIRKTGNPVRQGLLNIETKTVEAKNFFNLKHGKHTLLVLGGSLGSKRINELIENKLDFLDTKNIQIIWQCGKLYYQQYKIYNNTNNVQVHEFLNNMDFAYAAADIVISRAGASSVSELCIVGKPVLFIPSPNVAEDHQTKNAMAVVKNDAALLIKESDLDVDFENKFSQLIASPERQKQLGDNIKKLALVNATRDIADEVEKLLKIKQ, from the coding sequence GTGAATCGTAAATCTATCAAATATAAATTCATATTGTCTGGAGGAGGTACAGGAGGTCATATATATCCTGCTATCGCTATTGCAAACGAGTTAAAATCTCGTTTTCCAGATGCAGACTTTTTATTTGTAGGAGCAAAAGATAGAATGGAGATGGAGAAAGTACCAGAAGCGGGTTATGCGATTAAGGGACTTTGGATTTCTGGTATTCAACGAAAACTAACATTAAAAAATGCAATGTTTCCATTTAAAGTAATTAGTAGCTTATGGGATGCCCGTAAAATTATAAAGTCTTTTAAGCCGGATGTCGCCATTGGTACTGGTGGTTTTGCCAGCGGTCCATTATTACAAATGGCTGCATATAAAAATATCCCGAGTTTAATACAGGAACAAAATTCATATCCTGGAATTACCAATAAGTTACTATCTAAAAAAGCAAAAAAAATATGTGTGGCATATGATGGTTTAGAGCGGTTTTTTCCAAAAGATAGAATTAGAAAAACTGGAAATCCAGTACGTCAAGGCTTATTGAATATTGAAACTAAAACGGTAGAAGCAAAAAACTTCTTCAACTTAAAGCATGGTAAACACACACTCTTGGTTTTGGGAGGCAGTTTAGGATCGAAGCGGATAAATGAATTAATAGAAAATAAATTAGATTTTTTAGATACTAAAAACATACAGATTATCTGGCAATGTGGAAAATTGTATTATCAGCAGTATAAAATCTATAATAACACGAATAATGTGCAGGTGCATGAATTTTTGAATAATATGGATTTTGCCTATGCGGCGGCTGATATCGTGATTTCTAGAGCGGGAGCGAGTTCGGTTTCCGAGCTTTGTATTGTTGGTAAACCGGTCCTGTTTATTCCATCCCCTAATGTGGCAGAAGACCATCAAACCAAAAACGCCATGGCTGTGGTAAAAAACGATGCGGCACTATTAATTAAGGAATCAGATTTAGATGTGGATTTTGAAAATAAGTTTTCACAACTCATCGCTTCACCAGAAAGACAAAAGCAGCTTGGTGACAATATTAAAAAACTAGCATTAGTAAATGCAACCAGAGATATAGCTGACGAAGTAGAAAAGCTATTAAAAATAAAACAATGA
- the murC gene encoding UDP-N-acetylmuramate--L-alanine ligase — translation MNLNSIHNIYFIGIGGIGMSALARYFQAGKKQVAGYDKTKTEITESLETLGISIHFEDDIVNIDKAYLDPKDSLIIYTPAINKHNKELDYFKTNGYQVLKRSEVLGIITENTFCLAVAGTHGKTTTTSILGHLLYECQVSVTAFLGGISENYNSNLILNGKDVSVVEADEFDRSFLTLSPDMACITSMDADHLDVYGEAGALKESFIAFSKRLKPNGKLFIKNGLPLKGITYGIEDDSDYAIQNINIINGTYFFDVRTPKKVLENLQFNLPGRHNLSNALIALAMAAEYGCPYPQLAKALASYKGVKRRFTYQIKTDDLVFIDDYAHHPEEINAVHHAIREMYPNKKVLAVFQPHLYSRTRDFVGDFAKSLSQFDAVILLDIYPARELPIEGVTSKWLLDKIKINNKKLVNKTELVSTIQHSHADIILTIGAGDIGEEVKHIKKGLSLAS, via the coding sequence ATGAACTTAAACAGCATACATAATATATATTTTATTGGCATTGGTGGTATCGGCATGAGCGCACTGGCGCGATATTTTCAAGCTGGTAAAAAACAAGTTGCTGGATACGATAAAACAAAAACCGAAATCACTGAGAGTTTGGAAACATTAGGTATTTCAATTCATTTTGAAGATGATATAGTGAATATTGATAAGGCTTATCTGGATCCTAAGGATTCACTAATTATTTATACGCCAGCCATAAATAAACATAATAAAGAATTAGATTATTTCAAGACCAACGGGTATCAGGTTTTAAAACGATCTGAGGTGTTGGGTATCATTACAGAAAACACCTTTTGTTTGGCCGTTGCGGGTACCCACGGAAAAACTACGACCACAAGTATTTTAGGGCATTTATTGTATGAATGCCAAGTGAGTGTCACGGCATTTTTAGGAGGTATTAGTGAAAATTACAATTCCAATTTAATATTAAATGGTAAAGACGTCTCAGTTGTTGAAGCTGATGAGTTCGACCGATCATTTTTAACCTTATCACCAGATATGGCTTGTATTACCTCCATGGATGCAGATCATTTAGATGTTTATGGTGAAGCAGGTGCTTTAAAAGAGTCATTCATAGCATTTTCAAAACGACTGAAACCTAACGGAAAATTATTTATAAAAAACGGACTGCCACTAAAAGGCATCACCTATGGGATTGAAGATGATTCCGATTATGCCATTCAAAATATAAACATAATAAACGGCACTTATTTTTTTGATGTAAGAACACCAAAAAAAGTGCTGGAAAATTTACAATTTAACCTGCCTGGTAGACATAATTTGTCGAATGCATTAATAGCCTTGGCGATGGCTGCAGAATATGGGTGCCCTTACCCGCAGCTCGCCAAAGCTTTAGCATCTTATAAAGGTGTGAAACGCCGGTTTACCTATCAGATTAAAACAGACGATTTAGTTTTTATAGATGATTACGCGCATCATCCAGAAGAAATTAACGCCGTGCATCATGCGATACGGGAAATGTATCCCAATAAAAAAGTATTAGCGGTTTTTCAGCCCCATTTATATAGCAGAACGCGTGATTTTGTGGGCGATTTTGCTAAAAGTTTGTCACAGTTTGATGCGGTTATACTGCTAGATATTTATCCTGCGAGAGAATTGCCAATAGAAGGCGTTACTTCTAAATGGTTATTGGATAAAATAAAAATTAATAATAAAAAATTAGTAAACAAAACCGAACTGGTTTCCACAATACAGCATAGTCATGCGGATATTATTTTAACTATTGGTGCGGGGGATATTGGAGAAGAAGTAAAACATATTAAAAAAGGATTAAGTCTTGCGAGTTAA
- a CDS encoding cell division protein FtsQ/DivIB, whose amino-acid sequence MIGLLSLVVFLYAFSSHRNELRTVSEPNVKFVGENNLFITNETVSKLLIQNQEGLKNMPKETLDLNELEDALNSNPMIKSAEVYLTVNGTLHAEIKQKTPIARVNTNASYYIDDDGLFMPLSSNYSARVPLVTGYIEKNNLKNVYEVSQKIVNDEFLRTNVIEIHQALNQTIYLKLRQCQFKVQLGDVSNLDKKINNFKAFYQKNLKEKTLNNYRNVNLQFDNQVVCSKT is encoded by the coding sequence ATGATAGGCCTACTTAGTTTAGTAGTGTTTCTCTATGCTTTTTCATCCCATAGAAATGAGCTAAGAACAGTATCAGAACCAAATGTAAAATTTGTTGGAGAAAACAACCTTTTTATTACTAATGAGACTGTTAGTAAATTGTTAATACAAAATCAAGAGGGTCTTAAAAATATGCCTAAAGAAACTTTAGATTTGAATGAATTAGAAGATGCCCTAAATTCTAATCCAATGATTAAATCAGCGGAAGTCTATCTTACTGTAAATGGTACACTTCATGCTGAGATTAAGCAGAAAACACCTATTGCTAGAGTAAACACAAATGCGTCATATTATATTGACGATGACGGTTTGTTTATGCCATTGTCATCAAATTATTCGGCACGAGTACCTTTGGTTACTGGTTATATTGAAAAAAACAATTTAAAAAATGTATATGAGGTTTCGCAAAAGATTGTAAATGATGAGTTTTTAAGAACGAATGTGATTGAAATCCATCAAGCCTTAAATCAAACCATATATTTAAAATTAAGACAGTGCCAGTTTAAAGTACAATTAGGAGACGTAAGTAACTTAGATAAAAAGATAAATAATTTTAAAGCGTTTTATCAGAAAAATTTAAAAGAAAAAACACTGAACAATTACAGAAATGTCAATTTACAGTTTGACAACCAAGTA